The DNA window GAAATACTTAACCTGAACCGTGTAAAGTGCCGCTACAGCCGCGCCGAGATAGAGAGCTTTATCACACAGCGCGCCGTTTCGGGAAAGATGGAAGTGGGAGAGAAGACGGTTACAAATGATGAAGAATTTGAGAAACTGATCCTGGCCTATGATTACTCCACCAGACAGAAAAGTCTGTACCATGTGGAGGAGGAAGAGGCTGAACTGATAGACAACGGCAGATACCGCTATCCGAAGCTGGTATTTGTAAGGAGGGACAAATGACAGAAATTCCGTATTTTGACGGTCTGATGGGGGAAGAGCAGAAGGAGGTTACGGACTCTATCCGTCTCCTGCTCCGCCAGACCTTTATCCTGGAACGCAAATACGACAGACGGACGGGACGGTTCCAGTATAACCGTGAATTCAGGATCTGCAACAAGCATCTGGAATTCATACGGCTCTATTTTTCAATCAGCGGTATCTCTGTCTGTGAAAACAGCCAGCTGGGCGTGATTTATATCCAGGGAGAAACGCTGGTGGGAGATAAGCTGCCGAGGCTTGCCACCCTGTACCTGCTGATTCTGAAACTGATTTACGACGAACAGATGGAGAGTGTGTCCACCAGCGTAAATGTTTACACGACGCTGGGAGAGATGCATGAGAAGCTGGGGAGCTACCGCCTTTTTAAAAAGCAGCCTTCCCCAACCGATATTAAAAGAGCCGTGACGCTGCTTAAAAAATACCAGATTATAGAGCCTCTGGAGCTTTTAGATGATTTAAAGGGAAGCAGCAGGCTGATCGTTTACCCCTGCATCAACGTGGTGCTGATGGGGGATGATGTCAGGGAACTTCTGGAATCCTTTATGGACGAGGAACCGGGCTCAGAACCCGAATTGGAAACAGAGGCGGAGCCGGGAGGAGCAGACAGTACGCAGGAGGAGGAGCAGGATGACACAGCAGACGAGGAATGATACGGACCGTTTTGTGGCGCTTTCCCGCATTTGCCTGAATAACTGGCACTATATCAGCAGGAAAACCCTCTCTTTCAGCGAGGAGATCAATTTTTTTACCGGCCATTCCGGGAGCGGCAAATCCACCGTAATCGATGCAATGCAGATTGTGCTGTACGCCAATACGGACGGAAGGGGATTTTTCAACAAGGCCGCCGCGGATGATTCGGACCGGAGCCTGATTGAATACCTCAGAGGCATGGTGAATATTGGAGAAAATAATGAGTTTGCCTATTTAAGGAACCGGAATTTCTCTACGACCATAGTCCTGGAACTGAAGAGGACGGACACACAGGACTGCCAGTGCGTCGGTATCGTATTCGACGTGGAGACCTCCACGAATGAGATTTCAAGAAAATTTTTCTGGCACAAGGGGCCGCTGTGGGAAGACGGTTACCGGACGGGCGAACGGGCGATGACCATCGCCGAGGTGGAGGAGCGGCTGAACCGTTCCTACGGCAAAGAAGAGTGCTTTTATACCTCCCACAACGAGAGGTTCCGCCGGATCCTCTACGATGTGTATCTGGGAGGCCTCGACCAGGAAAAATTCCCCCTGCTTTTTAAACGGGCGATTCCCTTCAGGATGAATATCAAGCTGGAGGATTTTGTAAAGGAATATATCTGCATGGAGCAGGATATCCACATTGAGGATATGCAGGAGAGCGTCATGCAGTACGGCAGAATGAGAAAAAAGATAGAGGATACCTGCCGGGAAATTGAGGAGCTGAAGGCCCTTTCTGAGAAATACAGGGCGGTGGAGGCACAGGAAGAACTGATCCGGAAAAACACCTATTACATGGATAAGATGGAGATTCTGGATCTGCGCATCCAGGTGGCCGGACTGTCGGACCGGATGGAACAGACTGCATTTGACCTGCGAAAACAGGAAGAGACGGGGCAGCAGGTAAAAAGCCAGATTGCGGCGCTTAAGGCAAAGAGCGATGAACTTCTCCGCCAGATTTCTTCCACCGGTTATGATGAACTGAAGGAGAAGCTTAAGGGGATGAACGAACTCCTGGAGCGTCTTATGAAAAGTGAGGACAGGTGGCAGAGGACGGCCGCCGGGTTAAAGGCCTGGGTGGACGAGGATATCACATCCAACCAGACCATCTGGGATATAGAGGAATTCGAGGCCCGATCCATCGACAGGGCCGTTCTCGAACGGCTGAAAAGTTCGGTGGAAGAGACGAGGGAGGACGTGGCCAGGCAGAAGCAGGAGGCCGGAGCCGCCATCCGTGAACTGGTAAAGAGGGAGAAACAGGCCGTCGAAGAGCTGGAGAAGCTCCGGGCCGGAGGAAAAGCATACCCCAAATACCTGGAAAATGCCCGCTCCTACATAAAAAAGCGGCTGTTTGAGGAACGGAAAAAACAGGTGGAGGTTTATGTCCTTTCCGATCTTCTGGACGTTAAAAGCGACGAGTGGAGAAATGCCGTGGAGGGCTATCTGGCCGGAAACAAGCTGTCTCTTGTCGTGCCGCCCGCCTATGCGAAAACGGCGATGGAACTATACGGGGAACTGGACCGAAAAGAATACTGGAACGTAGCGGTCCTCGACACGGAGAAGGCGGCGGAAATCACACCTCAGGTCTTTGAAAACGCCCTGTCGGAGGAGGTTCTCGTCAAGGAGGATTATTTAAGGCCATACATCGATATGCTTCTTGGAAAGGTTATTAAATGCCGCACCATAGAGGAACTCCGTAAAAACAGGACTGGAATCACGCCCGACTGCATGCTGTACCACAATTTACGCCTGCAGTTTGTAAATCCCGACCACTATACAAAATTCGCCTATATTGGAAAAGCCAGTGTGAGAAAAAGAATCAGGCTGCTGGAGGAGGAGATCACGCGCTGCCGCACGGAGAGAGCGCCGCAGGAAGAACTGCAGAAGGAATGCGGCCGCATCCTGGAGCTTGAAAAGATGGAGAGCAGTGCGGACACTTACCTGGAATGGCTTGAAGATATCAGGCAGCTAAAGATCAAGACAAGAGAGCAAAACCAGCTGAAAGAAAAGCTCCGGAAGATGAAGGAGCAGAACATTGACGAGTGGGAGAAGGAAAGAGAGGCGGTTGAGGTTCTGAGATCCGGTAAGGAAGAGGAACTGCGTGAGATCGACCGGCAGACGAACCGGAGCCAGGAGGAGCTGGAGCGGTTAAAGAAAGAGGCCGTCTGGAAACAGGGAGAACTTTCCGACAGGGAGCGTGATTTCAAAGAAGAAAAGATGCTGGAAGAGCAGCTTTGCGAGTTCCTCTCCAAACGTGACAACCCGAATTACGACAAGCTGAGGGATTATTTTAAGGGACAGGCCGGTTCGGCGGCGGAAGCCAGGGATCAGGCGTTTGATATTCTGCTGTCTGAGCGGCTCGCTTACCTGAAACGGTATCCAAACAGGAATTTTTCACCCAGCGTGAGAAATAATGAGGCGTATGAAAAGCTGCTTGTTACACTCGGCTGCGATAATCTGGAGCATTACAGGGAGGCGGCCGCGGAGCAGGCAAAGACGGCGGTGGAGCGTTTCAAAGACGATTTTATGTATAAAATCCGCAGCGCCATCGGCGAGGCCATCGGCCGCAAGGACGAACTCAACCGGATTATCAGCAGCCTGAACTTTGGAAAGGACAAATATCAGTTTGTCATTGGGAAAAACAAGGGGGCGGACGGCCGTTTCTACGATATGTTTATGGATGAAGCTCTGGAGATCAATCCTTCGAAGCTCAGCCAGTCCTTTGAAAACCAGCTCAACTTCTTTACAATGGAGCATGAAAACCAGTATGGAGAACAGATTAACGAACTGATAAGCATCTTCATCCCACCGGAAAACGCGTCGGCCGAGGAGATGGAGGAAGCCAGAAGAAACATGGATAAATATGCGGATTACCGCACCTACCTCTCCTTTGATATGCAGCAGATCATCCGAAACGACGACGGCGTCATGAAGCTGCAGCTCAGCAAGATGATCCGGAAAAACTCGGGCGGAGAGGGGCAGAACCCGCTGTATGTAGCGCTCCTTGCAAGCTTTGCCCAGGCCTACCGCATCGGCCTTTCACCGAAACTCAGAAGAAATCCGACGATCCGTCTCGTGGTGCTGGACGAGGCAT is part of the [Clostridium] symbiosum genome and encodes:
- a CDS encoding DUF4194 domain-containing protein, which produces MTEIPYFDGLMGEEQKEVTDSIRLLLRQTFILERKYDRRTGRFQYNREFRICNKHLEFIRLYFSISGISVCENSQLGVIYIQGETLVGDKLPRLATLYLLILKLIYDEQMESVSTSVNVYTTLGEMHEKLGSYRLFKKQPSPTDIKRAVTLLKKYQIIEPLELLDDLKGSSRLIVYPCINVVLMGDDVRELLESFMDEEPGSEPELETEAEPGGADSTQEEEQDDTADEE
- a CDS encoding SbcC/MukB-like Walker B domain-containing protein, with the translated sequence MTQQTRNDTDRFVALSRICLNNWHYISRKTLSFSEEINFFTGHSGSGKSTVIDAMQIVLYANTDGRGFFNKAAADDSDRSLIEYLRGMVNIGENNEFAYLRNRNFSTTIVLELKRTDTQDCQCVGIVFDVETSTNEISRKFFWHKGPLWEDGYRTGERAMTIAEVEERLNRSYGKEECFYTSHNERFRRILYDVYLGGLDQEKFPLLFKRAIPFRMNIKLEDFVKEYICMEQDIHIEDMQESVMQYGRMRKKIEDTCREIEELKALSEKYRAVEAQEELIRKNTYYMDKMEILDLRIQVAGLSDRMEQTAFDLRKQEETGQQVKSQIAALKAKSDELLRQISSTGYDELKEKLKGMNELLERLMKSEDRWQRTAAGLKAWVDEDITSNQTIWDIEEFEARSIDRAVLERLKSSVEETREDVARQKQEAGAAIRELVKREKQAVEELEKLRAGGKAYPKYLENARSYIKKRLFEERKKQVEVYVLSDLLDVKSDEWRNAVEGYLAGNKLSLVVPPAYAKTAMELYGELDRKEYWNVAVLDTEKAAEITPQVFENALSEEVLVKEDYLRPYIDMLLGKVIKCRTIEELRKNRTGITPDCMLYHNLRLQFVNPDHYTKFAYIGKASVRKRIRLLEEEITRCRTERAPQEELQKECGRILELEKMESSADTYLEWLEDIRQLKIKTREQNQLKEKLRKMKEQNIDEWEKEREAVEVLRSGKEEELREIDRQTNRSQEELERLKKEAVWKQGELSDRERDFKEEKMLEEQLCEFLSKRDNPNYDKLRDYFKGQAGSAAEARDQAFDILLSERLAYLKRYPNRNFSPSVRNNEAYEKLLVTLGCDNLEHYREAAAEQAKTAVERFKDDFMYKIRSAIGEAIGRKDELNRIISSLNFGKDKYQFVIGKNKGADGRFYDMFMDEALEINPSKLSQSFENQLNFFTMEHENQYGEQINELISIFIPPENASAEEMEEARRNMDKYADYRTYLSFDMQQIIRNDDGVMKLQLSKMIRKNSGGEGQNPLYVALLASFAQAYRIGLSPKLRRNPTIRLVVLDEAFSKMDAEKVASCIQLIRDLGFQAIISATNDKIQNYVENVNKTFVFANPNKKAISIQEFEREEMPKLIGMVETPPFY